From the genome of bacterium:
CGCTCCTTCGACGCAGACTGAGGTGACGGAATTCGGTCCTTCGTGTACGGGAATTGACACCTGGGCCTGGCCCCAGCGCGGGCCCGGGGGATCAGAGCATGAATTCGGCCATGCGGGCGCTCACGAAGCTCCCAAGCGGATCCTCACCCGTGGCGGGCTCCACAAAGGTCACTCCCATTCCCGAGGGGCGAAGGGAGGCGCTCATCTCGTGGTTCGCGACGACGCATTTGAGGGAAACCGGCCCATTCGGTAGCGGGATCCGCAGCTTGATCTTCTGGCCGATCTCGAGCGGCGAGGGCGTCTCGAGGAAGGCGCCCCCCTTCGAGAGGGTCGAGCAGACGAGATCCTTGCGCCGGATCCCCCAGGAAGCGCGGCAGAGCAGGTCGGTCGGGGCTCTCGAAAACTGGCGTTTGGGCTGGTGCTCATTTTCGAACCGCGCCTCGTTGGCCACCCAGCGCAGGGCGCTGTCGTCGAAGGGCGTCCGCAGCGCCCGGTCGATCCCGGCCTTGCGTAGCTCGCCCAGGCGTTTCTCATCCGCCAGCTCGCCGACGGCGACCAGGCTGGTGATCGATCTGTCCTTGTTGGCGGGTAGCCGCGGAAGCACCTTGCCGAGAACGGCCAGATCGAGCGTTTCCGGGACCATCACCGCGCGTACACCGCCCGCCTCGGATTGGCGGCAGAACAGCACGGCCTCGTCCGGGTCCGCGGCATAGAAGACATCGATGCCCATGCGCAGGAGCCGGAGGGCGGCGTTCCCCAGGCCCGTGGAGGCGTCGTCCAGAATCAGCGTAAAGGGATGATCTTCCATCGGGTCCTCTCGCGCGGGTCGGCGATTCCCTGCATCGGGAAGGGGGGAGGAAAGCTTGAGGCGGGAAGGCACCTGCTACCGCCCGGCCCGAAACCCCACCGCCTCCGCCATGATCGCCGGCCCCACCTTCTCCTCATCTGCCAGGTCGGCAATGGTCCGCGCAACCCGCATCAAGCGATGGGCCGCTCGCGCCGAGAGCGCCAACTGGTCGACGGCCCTGGAGAGGATGCGTCTTGCATCGGGTGTGGCGGCTACGAGTTCGTCCAGTGAAGCCACCGGGATCGCGGCGTTGTGATGGGCGCCGCCTCCGAGGCCGGCCTGTTCGAGGCGCTTCGTCTGTTTTTTCCGAGCTGCGATGACCCTGTCGCGAAGCTCAGCGGTGCATGGACCCGTCGCCGGGAGGGCGAGGTCATCGAAAGGGACGGGCTGGACGGCGAGATGAAGGTCGATCCGGTCGAGTAGCGGGCCGGACAGCCGCGC
Proteins encoded in this window:
- a CDS encoding ATP-binding protein translates to MASLEAPFGFGHLRVARWNGKKATQPCRCGWYGSGVRDCRCDDGALARYEARLSGPLLDRIDLHLAVQPVPFDDLALPATGPCTAELRDRVIAARKKQTKRLEQAGLGGGAHHNAAIPVASLDELVAATPDARRILSRAVDQLALSARAAHRLMRVARTIADLADEEKVGPAIMAEAVGFRAGR
- a CDS encoding PilZ domain-containing protein — translated: MEDHPFTLILDDASTGLGNAALRLLRMGIDVFYAADPDEAVLFCRQSEAGGVRAVMVPETLDLAVLGKVLPRLPANKDRSITSLVAVGELADEKRLGELRKAGIDRALRTPFDDSALRWVANEARFENEHQPKRQFSRAPTDLLCRASWGIRRKDLVCSTLSKGGAFLETPSPLEIGQKIKLRIPLPNGPVSLKCVVANHEMSASLRPSGMGVTFVEPATGEDPLGSFVSARMAEFML